In the Arthrobacter sp. Soc17.1.1.1 genome, GGCACGGATGGCCTGCACCTCGGCGTGCGCCGTCGGGTCCCCGAGTTCCTCGCGCTGGTTCCAGCCCAGCCCCAGCACGTCGCCGTCCGGTCCGACGACGACGGCGCCGATCGGCACGTCCGCACTCGTACGCGTCAGTTCGGCGGACTTCAGGGCCAGGCCCATCCACGCGTGGTGCTCGGGGTCCACGGCGGGCAGGGCGGGGGTCATGGGCACAATGGTACTTTTGAGGCATGCGCGTACTGGTAGTCGACCACCCCCTGGTAGCCCACAAACTCACGGTTCTCCGGGACAAGGACACGTCGTCGCCGGTGTTCCGGCTCCTCACCGAGGAGCTCGTCACCCTGCTGGCCTACGAGGCCACACGCGATGTCCGCGTCGAGACCGTGTCCATCGAGACACCCGTCACGAAGACGGAGGGAACGGGACTGGTGAAGCCCACGCCCCTCGTGGTCCCCATCCTCCGCGCCGGCCTCGGGATGCTCGAGGGCATGACGCGCCTCGTACCGACGGCGGAGGTCGGTTTCCTCGGCATGGCCCGCAACGAGGAGACGCTCGAGGCCATCACCTACGCCGAGCGGCTGCCGGACGACCTCACGGGCCGCCAGGTCTTCGTGCTCGATCCCATGCTCGCCACGGGCGGCACCCTCCGCGAAGCCATCAAGTTCCTCTTCGCCCGCGGCGCGGCCGACATCACCTGCATCTGCCTGCTCGCCGCGCCCGAAGGGCTCGCGACGCTGCAGGAGGAGCTCGAGGGCCGCAACGTCACCATCGTGCTGGCCTCCATCGACGAGAAGCTCAACGAGAAGTCCTACATCGTGCCGGGTCTCGGAGACGCGGGGGACCGCCTCTACGGCGTCGTCGGCTAGCGCGACGGGCGTCGTCCACGCCGGCACGAGGACACCACAACACCGTCCGCAATCGCGCGAGGGGTTGCGCCGCAGCCTCCAAGCGACTGCAATGGTGCGATGGCTACGGACAGCGGCACCACCGAAGCGAGCACCGAGGGCGGACTGAAGCGGGCCATCGGCGCGCCGCTGCTCTTCGCCTTCATCGTCGGCGACACCCTCGGGGCGGGTATCTACACCCTCGTGGGCACCATGGCGAACGATGTCGGGGGCGTGATCTGGCTGCCGCTGCTCATCGCGCT is a window encoding:
- the upp gene encoding uracil phosphoribosyltransferase; its protein translation is MRVLVVDHPLVAHKLTVLRDKDTSSPVFRLLTEELVTLLAYEATRDVRVETVSIETPVTKTEGTGLVKPTPLVVPILRAGLGMLEGMTRLVPTAEVGFLGMARNEETLEAITYAERLPDDLTGRQVFVLDPMLATGGTLREAIKFLFARGAADITCICLLAAPEGLATLQEELEGRNVTIVLASIDEKLNEKSYIVPGLGDAGDRLYGVVG